One region of Cinclus cinclus chromosome 1, bCinCin1.1, whole genome shotgun sequence genomic DNA includes:
- the TMEM106B gene encoding transmembrane protein 106B isoform X1, with amino-acid sequence MGKSLSHLPMHTCKEDGYDGSSVSDNVRNGLVHSEVHNEDSRCGDVSQFPYVEFTGRDSVTCPTCQGTGRIPRGQENQLVALIPYSDQRLRPRRTKLYVTASVTVCLLLSGLAVFFLFPRSIDVQYVGVKSVYVTYEPDRRIIYLNITNTLNITNNNYYSVEVANITAQVQFSKTVIGKARLNNITNIGPLDMKQIDYMVPTVIQDEMSYMYDFCTLPSIKVHNIVVMMQVTVTTSYLGHPEQISQERYQYVDCGGNTTYQLGQSEYLNVLQPPQ; translated from the exons ATGGGAAAATCACTTTCTCACCTGCCTATGCATACATGCAAGGAAGATGGCTATGATGGAAGCTCAGTGTCTGATAACGTGAGGAATGGTTTAGTTCATTCAGAAGTGCACAATGAAGACAGCAGATGTGGGGATGTGTCACAGTTTCCCTATGTGGAATTTACAGGAAGAGACAGTGTCACCTGCCCAACTTGCCAGGGCACAGGAAGAATTCCACGAG GGCAGGAAAATCAGCTGGTGGCCTTAATTCCATATAGTGATCAAAGACTGAGGCCAAGAAGAAC aaagcTCTATGTGACTGCTTCTGTAACTGTGTGTTTACTACTTTCTGGACTGgctgtatttttcttgtttcctcgCTCAATTGACGTTCAGTACGTTGGTGTGAAGTCAGTGTATGTCACTTATGAACCAGACAGGCGGATAATCTATCTAAATATTACG aacacACTTAATATAACGAATAACAACTATTACTCTGTTGAAGTGGCAAATATCACAGCCCAAGTTCAGTTTTCAAAAACAGTTATTGGCAAAGCACGGTTAAATAACATCACCAACATTGGTCCACTGGATATGAAGCAG attgaTTATATGGTGCCCACAGTCATACAAGATGAAATGAGCTACATGTA TGACTTCTGTACTTTACCATCTATCAAAGTACATAACATAGTAGTGATGATGCA AGTGACAGTGACCACCTCATACTTAGGCCACCCAGAGCAAATATCCCAGGAGAGATACCAGTATGTGGACTGTGGAGGAAACACAACCTACCAGCTGGGCCAGTCAGAATATTTAAATGTCCTTCAGCCTCCACAGTAA